The following coding sequences are from one Acidobacteriota bacterium window:
- a CDS encoding amidohydrolase family protein translates to MRFFRALFAGAIAAVFLASGVAAQSDASQQNRTGRAGTFAIVNAKIVPVTGPVIESGTVVIRDGKIAAVGANVAVPSGAERIDGRGLSVYPGMIDAATGLGLAEISGGANATMDIAETGSMNANAKAITAINPHTSHVNVTRVNGVTTVHSAPTGGTIAGQSTVINLNGSTQAEMSVVPEFGLVINFPRVTTFGGFQPGVGPITLDFNEAVRRRDNQIEELKKMMADASAYAKAKEASAKDSSLRPPATDLKLEAMIPYIRGERPILLAVERERDIRAAVKFLADNKLKGIIVGGQEAWMAADDLKKHNVPVIFTNIYSLPVRPDDPYDFLFEGPAQLQRAGVKFAVATGDGGAEVRDLPYHAGLAGAYGLPKEEALKAVTIYPAEILGLANRMGSVEAGKDANIVVTDGDILDPRTNIKYLFIGGRLLPLTSRHTDLFDSFKDRGATERRQ, encoded by the coding sequence ATGCGATTCTTTCGTGCACTTTTTGCCGGTGCAATAGCGGCCGTTTTCCTTGCTTCCGGCGTTGCTGCACAGAGCGATGCCTCGCAGCAGAACAGGACCGGCCGAGCCGGGACATTTGCGATAGTTAACGCGAAGATCGTTCCGGTAACCGGCCCGGTCATTGAGAGCGGCACGGTTGTCATCCGCGATGGCAAGATAGCAGCGGTCGGTGCAAATGTCGCCGTTCCTTCGGGTGCCGAGCGGATCGATGGCCGCGGGCTTTCGGTCTATCCTGGGATGATCGATGCGGCGACCGGCCTTGGTCTCGCCGAGATCTCCGGCGGCGCAAATGCGACGATGGACATCGCCGAGACCGGCTCGATGAACGCCAATGCCAAGGCGATAACGGCCATCAATCCGCATACCTCGCACGTCAACGTGACGCGGGTCAATGGCGTTACAACCGTTCATTCGGCACCGACCGGAGGCACGATCGCTGGCCAATCGACCGTCATCAACCTCAACGGCTCGACGCAGGCCGAGATGAGTGTCGTGCCCGAGTTTGGACTTGTTATCAACTTTCCGCGGGTGACCACGTTTGGTGGTTTTCAGCCGGGTGTTGGGCCGATAACGCTCGATTTCAACGAGGCCGTCCGTCGCCGGGACAACCAGATCGAAGAGCTCAAGAAGATGATGGCCGATGCCTCGGCTTATGCTAAGGCAAAAGAAGCCTCGGCGAAAGATAGCTCGCTTCGTCCGCCGGCAACCGACCTCAAACTCGAGGCGATGATCCCGTACATTCGCGGTGAACGTCCGATCTTGCTCGCGGTCGAACGCGAGCGGGACATTCGGGCCGCGGTCAAGTTCCTTGCCGACAACAAGCTCAAGGGCATCATCGTAGGCGGCCAGGAAGCCTGGATGGCGGCCGATGACCTCAAGAAACACAACGTTCCCGTCATCTTCACGAACATCTACAGCCTGCCGGTTAGGCCCGATGACCCGTACGATTTTCTCTTCGAGGGCCCGGCCCAGCTTCAGCGTGCAGGGGTTAAGTTTGCTGTTGCGACCGGCGACGGCGGAGCCGAGGTTCGCGATCTGCCATATCATGCGGGGCTTGCCGGAGCCTACGGGCTGCCGAAGGAAGAAGCCTTGAAGGCCGTGACCATTTACCCCGCTGAGATACTTGGTCTCGCAAACCGAATGGGCTCGGTCGAGGCCGGCAAGGACGCCAACATCGTCGTGACCGATGGTGACATCCTCGACCCGCGGACGAACATCAAGTACCTCTTCATCGGCGGAAGGCTCTTGCCCCTGACCAGCCGCCACACTGACCTCTTCGATAGCTTTAAGGATCGAGGAGCAACAGAGCGGCGTCAATAG
- a CDS encoding winged helix-turn-helix domain-containing protein has product MSVDRTVYKFGNFEFDPSESSLLESGRTVSITPKALRLLAILTENPGHVLDKSYLLDQIWEDSYVEEGNLTYNIRQLRKILGDEVKNPRYIETVPKRGYRFVGSVERIEQSNGVVPTPLPPEPKTVVLEQQNSSRPRLKPWLLAIPVILAAGSIAAVESWFGSFDPHTTKLLSTPFSSERLSTDGNVRHAVLSKAGDLIVYVAGSQDGKQSLRIRDLSTGQSREFLGSTEDRYIGLEMSPDGSSLYFVRIAASAPDTACLFKVRLTGGVPESLGCGLEGWFDISDDGKNISYVRCRYDPDDYCSLYVSDEKLANERLLVTRRGRTRIGDNAISPDGRSVVFAAGQSVDGSNDFGIYQIDLDTNIETPVVDQKFFNVVSIDWMPDGGSLLATALLASDDDIYFWSVVPSTRTATPVKQNEGSFATISMDREGLKLVSTVRSADFRVFVHSFDPDTKPVALGSGWTPRFTPNGRVLFASNRSGRVAIWSAFFDGTDVKHLSTGTDEFPILSADGSTIYFTSKRSGSIHVWKMQTDGSGATQLSRGEGGFPVGVSADGFWIYYLSAMYRTLHRVSNNGAIEEKVTEGAMHGADISADARFAAFFDGQPRGAKITIAALESDAKPVSVQLPRADMKGKHLAWSANGDYIYAVLFDPLARTYSVWRLAIDGSAPQKIRDLNVQELGERSSFSVSPDERHFAIAMGEWKHDAVLVHGLK; this is encoded by the coding sequence ATGTCAGTAGATCGGACCGTTTATAAGTTCGGAAACTTCGAATTTGACCCATCTGAAAGTTCGCTTTTGGAGTCCGGTCGCACCGTATCGATCACGCCAAAGGCCTTACGGCTGCTAGCGATCCTAACTGAGAATCCTGGGCACGTCCTCGATAAGTCTTATCTTCTGGACCAAATATGGGAAGATAGCTACGTTGAGGAAGGCAATCTCACCTACAACATAAGGCAGCTTCGCAAGATCCTCGGCGACGAAGTTAAGAACCCCAGATACATTGAAACGGTTCCAAAACGCGGTTATCGGTTTGTCGGGAGTGTCGAGCGTATCGAACAGTCGAACGGTGTTGTCCCGACACCTTTACCCCCCGAACCCAAAACCGTCGTTTTGGAACAGCAGAACTCGAGTAGGCCGCGACTGAAGCCTTGGCTTCTTGCTATCCCTGTGATCTTGGCCGCCGGGAGTATTGCCGCAGTCGAGAGTTGGTTTGGGAGTTTTGACCCGCATACGACAAAATTACTTTCTACCCCGTTCTCATCTGAACGGCTCTCCACCGATGGCAATGTTCGTCACGCAGTTTTGTCTAAAGCCGGCGATCTGATCGTGTATGTGGCCGGAAGTCAAGATGGAAAGCAGAGCCTGCGTATTCGCGATCTCTCAACAGGCCAGTCCCGAGAGTTTCTAGGCTCGACTGAGGACAGGTATATCGGACTTGAGATGTCTCCTGACGGTTCAAGCCTATATTTTGTGCGTATCGCCGCATCCGCTCCTGACACAGCATGTTTATTCAAGGTTAGGCTGACCGGCGGAGTCCCTGAATCGTTGGGCTGCGGTTTAGAAGGATGGTTCGATATTTCGGATGACGGGAAAAATATTTCCTACGTCCGCTGCAGATACGACCCGGACGACTATTGCTCGCTTTACGTTTCCGACGAAAAGCTGGCGAACGAAAGGCTTTTGGTTACCCGAAGGGGCCGAACCCGTATCGGCGACAATGCCATCTCACCGGATGGTCGATCGGTTGTTTTCGCTGCCGGGCAGTCTGTGGACGGTTCCAATGACTTTGGCATCTACCAGATCGACCTTGATACGAATATTGAAACGCCGGTCGTCGATCAAAAGTTCTTTAATGTGGTAAGTATCGACTGGATGCCTGACGGCGGTTCGCTTCTTGCGACCGCACTGCTTGCATCTGACGACGATATCTATTTCTGGTCGGTTGTGCCGAGCACCCGGACCGCAACACCGGTCAAACAAAATGAAGGGTCTTTTGCAACGATCAGCATGGACCGTGAGGGTTTAAAGCTTGTCTCTACGGTTCGAAGCGCAGATTTTCGCGTCTTTGTCCATTCGTTTGATCCCGATACGAAGCCGGTCGCTCTGGGCAGCGGATGGACGCCGCGTTTTACCCCCAATGGCCGCGTTTTATTCGCCTCAAATCGCTCAGGACGGGTCGCGATCTGGTCAGCCTTTTTCGACGGAACGGATGTGAAACACTTGAGCACAGGCACCGATGAATTCCCGATCTTGTCAGCAGATGGCTCTACGATCTATTTTACATCCAAGCGTTCGGGCTCGATACATGTATGGAAAATGCAGACGGATGGCAGCGGGGCAACTCAGTTATCTCGCGGCGAGGGCGGATTTCCGGTCGGTGTTTCCGCCGACGGATTTTGGATCTATTACCTTTCGGCGATGTACCGAACTCTTCACAGAGTTTCAAACAATGGAGCGATCGAGGAAAAAGTCACGGAAGGTGCGATGCATGGTGCAGACATTTCCGCGGATGCCAGGTTCGCCGCTTTTTTTGATGGGCAGCCGCGGGGTGCAAAGATAACGATCGCAGCTCTCGAATCAGACGCCAAGCCGGTTAGTGTTCAACTGCCGCGTGCCGATATGAAAGGAAAGCACCTTGCGTGGTCTGCAAACGGTGACTACATATATGCGGTATTATTCGACCCACTGGCGAGAACGTATTCTGTATGGCGTCTCGCGATTGATGGCTCGGCCCCACAAAAGATCCGTGATCTGAATGTGCAGGAGTTAGGCGAACGTTCGTCGTTTTCTGTATCTCCGGACGAAAGGCATTTTGCGATCGCAATGGGCGAGTGGAAACACGACGCTGTTCTCGTGCACGGCCTAAAATAA
- the msrB gene encoding peptide-methionine (R)-S-oxide reductase MsrB, with product MSKSESGYDITPLDADAIENLASDLNDEERRVLLEHGTEAPFCGTLLDNKLDGTYACRLCGLPLFTSRHKFDSGTGWPSFHSPFDREHLAYIDDNSYGMRRTEIRCARCGGHQGHVFPDGPPPTGQRYCLNSASLEFFEDGEEIPQKP from the coding sequence ATGAGCAAATCTGAATCTGGGTACGACATTACGCCGCTGGATGCGGATGCTATTGAGAATTTGGCGAGCGATTTGAACGACGAGGAGCGTCGCGTTTTGCTTGAGCATGGGACGGAAGCTCCGTTTTGCGGGACTTTGCTCGATAACAAGCTTGACGGGACTTACGCGTGCCGGCTTTGCGGGCTGCCGCTGTTCACTTCGCGGCACAAGTTCGATTCGGGCACGGGCTGGCCGTCGTTCCACTCGCCGTTCGACCGCGAGCACCTCGCCTATATCGACGACAACAGCTACGGAATGCGCCGCACCGAGATCCGCTGCGCACGCTGCGGCGGCCACCAGGGCCACGTCTTCCCCGACGGCCCGCCGCCCACCGGCCAACGCTACTGCCTTAACTCCGCGTCGCTCGAATTCTTCGAAGACGGCGAAGAAATCCCGCAGAAGCCTTAG
- the priA gene encoding primosomal protein N', which translates to MSQAPESPAPEPAYLEVALPLPVRHGFTYRIDAEMKAVAKLGARVVVPFGKRSFTGYITGFPERLPADGSLSPDQVRPIISLEDEEPLITPEIFELTRWAADHYIASWGEMLKAALPAGINVTVDRSISITEKGRLELKQLKREGSIKHKLLAALQQNDAVPQSELLKDAGSSASGVLRELTKAGFVTAAETTVEARVKPKRRKAVRLSAESSAGEDDLNEQQRRILSLLKESGGEMFFTDLLEKAGVSSSPITTLAKKGFLEVFVGEEIRDPLSGYQELAPAELTLTAAQHEALDKITDALSGETFKAFLLHGVTGSGKTEVYIRAMRRALEDGLSSLMLVPEIALTPIFSRRLRDAFGSKVAILHSNLSAGERFDEWRRIRSGEARIVIGTRSAVFAPLSDPGLIIVDEEHDASYRQNESPFYHGRDVAVMRAHRAGAVIVLGSATPSLESHNNARIGKYDYLRMPERIGGRPLAEVELIDMREVFRRAGKDVVISPKLAEAVVETHGRGEQTMMLLNRRGFSSFVLCRSCGESLRCKNCDITLTYHKSGSRLICHYCSYTTDPPSVCPFCESEYLYFIGQGTEQIEELLRKQFPRLRIARVDRDTMKRKGELDRTLLAFDRGEIDLLVGTQILAKGHDFHNVTLVGVISVDNGLGLPDFHAAERTFQLLTQVAGRAGRGSLAGRVLIQTYHPEHYALQRASKQDFDGFFEEEMRYRERLGYPPYFVIASIMAKHRDQAYAMRTAEILRRCLDKANKAKEARILGPAEASIARIKNEWRIQTIIKSPNRKLLRELIDSAMREAEASGSDRRILQVQIDPLDLL; encoded by the coding sequence ATGTCACAAGCACCGGAAAGCCCCGCGCCCGAACCCGCTTATTTAGAGGTCGCCCTGCCTCTACCGGTTCGCCATGGTTTCACCTATCGGATCGACGCTGAGATGAAGGCGGTTGCGAAGCTCGGCGCCCGTGTGGTTGTTCCATTTGGAAAGCGCAGTTTTACAGGGTACATAACCGGCTTTCCAGAACGCCTACCAGCCGATGGCTCGCTCTCGCCCGATCAGGTGCGGCCGATAATCTCGCTTGAGGACGAGGAGCCGTTGATCACACCGGAAATATTCGAGCTTACTCGCTGGGCCGCTGATCATTACATCGCGTCCTGGGGCGAAATGTTGAAGGCCGCACTTCCGGCGGGCATCAATGTCACTGTTGACCGCTCGATCTCGATCACGGAGAAGGGCCGCCTCGAACTAAAACAGCTAAAACGCGAAGGCTCTATAAAGCACAAATTGCTTGCAGCTCTGCAGCAGAATGACGCCGTCCCGCAGAGCGAACTGCTCAAAGATGCGGGCAGCTCGGCTTCCGGGGTTTTACGCGAGCTGACAAAGGCGGGATTTGTAACGGCCGCTGAAACGACGGTTGAAGCAAGGGTGAAGCCGAAGCGTCGCAAAGCGGTTCGTTTAAGCGCAGAAAGTTCAGCCGGCGAAGATGATCTCAACGAACAACAGCGGCGAATTCTTTCTCTTCTAAAAGAAAGTGGCGGAGAGATGTTCTTCACCGATCTTCTTGAGAAGGCAGGCGTGAGTTCGTCCCCGATCACAACGCTCGCAAAGAAAGGCTTTTTAGAGGTCTTCGTCGGCGAAGAGATCCGCGACCCGCTTTCCGGCTACCAGGAACTCGCACCTGCCGAACTTACTTTAACGGCTGCCCAGCACGAAGCTCTCGACAAGATCACCGACGCCCTCAGCGGCGAGACATTCAAGGCCTTTTTGCTCCACGGCGTGACCGGAAGCGGCAAGACCGAGGTTTATATTCGTGCGATGCGGCGAGCACTTGAGGACGGGCTGTCGTCGTTGATGCTTGTGCCGGAGATCGCACTTACGCCGATCTTCTCCCGCCGGTTGCGTGACGCTTTCGGCTCAAAGGTGGCGATCCTTCATTCGAACCTCTCGGCGGGTGAGCGGTTCGATGAATGGCGGCGGATCCGCAGCGGCGAGGCCCGGATCGTCATTGGCACCCGCTCGGCCGTCTTCGCCCCGCTTTCCGATCCGGGCCTGATCATCGTTGATGAGGAGCACGATGCTTCATATCGGCAGAATGAATCGCCTTTCTACCATGGCCGCGATGTCGCCGTAATGCGGGCACATCGGGCCGGTGCGGTCATCGTCCTTGGGTCGGCGACGCCGTCGCTCGAATCGCACAATAATGCCCGCATCGGCAAGTATGATTATCTCCGAATGCCCGAACGGATCGGCGGCCGGCCATTGGCCGAGGTCGAGCTGATCGATATGCGTGAGGTATTTAGGCGGGCGGGCAAGGACGTCGTCATCTCGCCGAAGCTCGCCGAGGCGGTTGTTGAAACCCACGGCCGCGGCGAGCAGACGATGATGCTGCTCAACCGCCGCGGGTTTTCATCCTTCGTGCTCTGCCGGAGCTGCGGCGAAAGCCTGCGATGCAAGAATTGCGACATCACGCTGACCTATCACAAATCTGGTTCGCGACTCATCTGCCATTATTGCAGCTACACGACCGACCCGCCGAGCGTTTGCCCGTTTTGCGAGAGTGAATATCTTTACTTCATCGGGCAAGGCACGGAGCAGATCGAGGAATTGCTCCGGAAGCAGTTTCCGCGGCTGCGGATCGCCCGCGTTGACCGCGACACGATGAAGCGAAAAGGCGAGCTTGACCGCACGCTGCTCGCGTTTGACCGCGGCGAGATCGACCTTCTGGTCGGGACGCAGATCCTCGCAAAGGGCCATGATTTTCATAACGTGACGCTGGTCGGCGTGATATCGGTCGATAACGGGCTCGGGCTTCCGGATTTTCACGCGGCCGAGCGGACGTTTCAGCTCCTGACCCAAGTTGCCGGCCGTGCCGGACGCGGAAGCCTCGCCGGACGTGTGCTGATACAGACCTATCACCCGGAGCACTACGCCCTTCAGCGTGCTTCAAAACAAGATTTCGACGGCTTCTTCGAGGAGGAGATGCGGTACCGCGAGCGGCTCGGTTATCCGCCGTATTTCGTTATCGCCTCGATCATGGCAAAGCACCGCGACCAAGCCTATGCGATGCGGACCGCCGAGATTCTCCGCCGCTGTCTCGACAAAGCGAACAAAGCGAAAGAGGCCCGCATTCTCGGGCCCGCCGAAGCCTCCATCGCCCGCATCAAGAACGAATGGCGGATACAGACAATAATAAAATCGCCGAACCGCAAGCTCCTCCGCGAGCTTATCGATTCGGCAATGCGTGAGGCCGAAGCCTCGGGCTCTGACCGCCGTATCCTTCAGGTACAGATCGATCCGCTCGACCTGCTTTGA
- a CDS encoding Uma2 family endonuclease, whose product MVNQIATAASQSKAMNGGISDGTRAAGNSNVIGRSGCDRPHNLLVANAAIGIGSRNGGKKGEMYIGNMRVRLGDGLICTPDIVIVANDPNFSTASEEELLNPTVIIDVFSSRSDSLEKTRKLESFLATDSIKECLLVKQDEMRVEHYARQNQKQWIYRIYNEKDDVISIDAAACKISMQEIYAKVDLARAQFASRSLN is encoded by the coding sequence ATGGTGAATCAAATAGCGACAGCAGCCTCGCAAAGCAAGGCTATGAATGGCGGGATCTCAGACGGCACGAGGGCCGCGGGAAATTCGAACGTGATCGGCCGCAGCGGGTGCGACCGGCCGCATAATCTGCTCGTCGCAAATGCGGCCATCGGCATCGGCAGCCGCAACGGCGGGAAGAAGGGCGAGATGTATATCGGCAACATGCGGGTGCGGCTCGGTGACGGGCTCATCTGCACACCGGACATCGTCATTGTGGCGAATGACCCGAACTTTTCGACCGCCTCGGAAGAGGAATTGCTGAACCCGACGGTGATCATTGATGTCTTCTCGTCGCGGTCCGATTCGCTCGAGAAGACGCGGAAGCTCGAGAGCTTTCTGGCGACGGACAGCATCAAGGAATGCTTGCTGGTCAAGCAGGATGAGATGCGGGTCGAGCACTATGCCCGGCAGAATCAGAAGCAGTGGATCTACCGCATTTACAACGAGAAGGACGATGTGATCTCGATCGATGCCGCCGCCTGCAAGATCTCGATGCAGGAGATCTATGCGAAGGTCGATCTGGCCCGAGCACAGTTTGCCTCGCGTTCGCTTAATTAA
- a CDS encoding amidohydrolase family protein: MSNMKRQIGMLLGLAMLAWLPISAAAQSGDVLIKNATVMTASRGTLENTDILIRGGKISRIGKNLPAGSARVIDATGKYVTPGIIDAHSHTMMNAVNEGTLSVTSMTRIRDVLNPTDVAIYRGLAGGVTAALLLHGSANSIGGQSSTVKLKYGRPVEDFLVAGAPEGIKFAMGENPKRANFTIPGQPPRYPRTRMGVLEVMRDAFVRARDYKRSWDDFRAGKTRVPPRRDMELEPIVEILEGKRLVHAHGYRSDEQLNLLRLAEEFGFKIGTLQHGLEAYKFAPEIAKHGAGVSIFIDSWSYKLEGYDATPYNAYMLWKAGVNVSINSDSNERMRRLNLDAAKAMKYGGVPEQDALRMITLNPAIQLGIGNRTGSIDQNKDADIVIWSEHPFSPYAHPEVTMIEGEVYFDRKADIERRGLLAKEREELERLDLNKAPGSGGAAPRIPAERIRGDLGHSEDSDHDDQR, from the coding sequence ATGTCTAATATGAAGAGACAAATTGGAATGCTCCTCGGCCTTGCCATGCTTGCCTGGCTGCCGATCTCGGCGGCCGCTCAGAGCGGCGATGTGCTCATCAAGAACGCTACCGTGATGACCGCTTCTCGCGGCACGCTTGAGAATACTGACATCCTCATTCGCGGCGGCAAGATCTCCCGGATCGGGAAGAATCTGCCGGCGGGAAGTGCTCGCGTGATCGACGCTACGGGCAAGTACGTAACGCCCGGCATCATCGATGCTCACTCGCATACGATGATGAACGCGGTCAATGAAGGCACGCTCTCCGTGACCTCGATGACCCGCATCCGCGACGTGCTGAACCCGACCGATGTCGCGATCTATCGTGGGCTTGCGGGCGGTGTGACTGCAGCGTTGCTGCTCCATGGTTCGGCAAACTCGATCGGAGGGCAGAGCTCGACAGTGAAGCTCAAATACGGCCGCCCGGTCGAAGATTTTCTCGTAGCCGGAGCTCCGGAGGGAATCAAGTTCGCGATGGGCGAAAACCCAAAGCGGGCAAATTTCACGATTCCTGGACAGCCGCCTCGCTATCCGCGGACGCGAATGGGCGTGCTCGAGGTTATGCGAGACGCCTTCGTCAGGGCCAGAGATTACAAGCGTTCGTGGGACGACTTTCGTGCGGGCAAGACGCGGGTTCCGCCGCGTCGTGACATGGAACTCGAACCGATCGTCGAGATACTGGAAGGCAAGCGGCTCGTACATGCCCACGGCTACCGCTCGGATGAGCAGTTGAACCTGCTCAGGCTTGCGGAGGAATTTGGGTTCAAGATCGGCACACTCCAGCACGGTTTGGAAGCGTATAAATTTGCTCCGGAGATCGCCAAACACGGTGCCGGTGTTTCGATCTTTATTGATAGCTGGAGCTACAAGCTCGAAGGCTACGACGCGACGCCGTATAACGCCTACATGCTCTGGAAAGCAGGCGTGAATGTCTCGATCAACTCGGATTCCAATGAGCGGATGCGTCGGCTCAATCTCGACGCCGCCAAGGCAATGAAATACGGCGGTGTGCCTGAGCAGGACGCTCTGAGAATGATCACGCTCAATCCGGCGATCCAGCTTGGCATCGGGAACCGCACCGGGTCGATCGATCAGAACAAGGACGCCGATATCGTCATTTGGTCGGAGCATCCTTTCAGCCCGTATGCTCACCCTGAGGTGACGATGATCGAGGGCGAGGTTTACTTCGACCGAAAGGCCGACATCGAACGTCGTGGTTTGCTCGCCAAGGAGCGGGAAGAGCTTGAGAGGCTTGACCTGAACAAGGCACCAGGCAGCGGCGGAGCTGCTCCGCGTATCCCGGCCGAACGTATTCGCGGCGACCTTGGCCACTCCGAGGATTCGGACCACGACGACCAAAGGTAA
- the lpxD gene encoding UDP-3-O-(3-hydroxymyristoyl)glucosamine N-acyltransferase, giving the protein MKLSELAEKTGTTLESGSSETDIASAAGLDIAGPGDVTFLANPKYTPQIKDTKASAIFLNEGVEVGRDDIAVLRAKDAYLAYTRALRVFYPERPVSPGVHPSAVIDPTAEVSPDAEIGPNAVVGAGSRIAAGVKLFPNVTIYDGVLVGEGSVLHSGVSVRENCEIGRNCIIHNNSTIGCDGFGYAKDEEKRWLKIPQVGRVVLEDDVEIGANTAIDCASVGETRIKRGAKIDNLVQIGHSCTVDEDALICSQTGLAGSSVIGKRVILAGQVGIAGHLKVGDDAVITAKSATSHDIEPGKVISGIPGFDNKDWLRSTAAYRRLGEFAQRLKKLEKLLDKSEPPA; this is encoded by the coding sequence ATGAAACTATCCGAACTTGCAGAAAAGACCGGAACAACGCTCGAATCCGGCTCATCGGAGACAGATATTGCGTCGGCCGCCGGCCTTGATATTGCCGGGCCGGGTGACGTAACGTTCCTGGCAAACCCGAAATACACTCCGCAGATCAAGGACACGAAAGCCTCGGCCATCTTCCTCAACGAAGGCGTCGAGGTCGGCCGCGACGACATCGCCGTACTGCGGGCGAAGGATGCTTATCTTGCCTATACGCGTGCTCTGCGTGTGTTTTATCCCGAAAGGCCGGTCAGTCCGGGAGTGCATCCTTCGGCGGTGATCGACCCGACCGCTGAGGTATCGCCAGACGCTGAAATCGGTCCGAATGCGGTCGTCGGTGCGGGATCGAGGATCGCCGCGGGCGTGAAGCTTTTCCCGAATGTGACCATCTACGACGGTGTTTTAGTCGGCGAAGGTTCGGTGCTGCATTCCGGAGTTTCTGTGCGGGAGAATTGCGAGATCGGACGGAACTGCATCATTCACAACAACTCGACCATCGGCTGCGACGGATTTGGCTATGCGAAGGACGAAGAGAAACGCTGGCTGAAGATACCGCAGGTTGGCCGCGTCGTGCTTGAGGATGATGTCGAGATCGGTGCGAACACGGCCATCGACTGTGCGTCTGTCGGCGAGACGCGGATCAAACGCGGTGCGAAGATCGACAACCTCGTCCAGATCGGCCACTCATGCACCGTAGATGAGGACGCACTTATCTGCTCGCAGACCGGCTTGGCAGGTTCAAGCGTGATCGGCAAACGTGTGATACTCGCCGGCCAAGTCGGCATCGCGGGGCATTTGAAGGTTGGCGACGATGCTGTCATCACGGCTAAATCCGCGACATCACACGACATCGAACCCGGTAAGGTCATCTCCGGCATTCCCGGCTTCGACAACAAAGACTGGCTCCGCTCGACCGCCGCCTACCGCCGCCTAGGCGAATTCGCCCAACGGCTCAAAAAACTCGAGAAGCTCCTCGACAAGTCAGAACCGCCTGCGTAA